The Mauremys reevesii isolate NIE-2019 linkage group 22, ASM1616193v1, whole genome shotgun sequence genomic interval CAGGAatccccccaggaccccctcaacctggggcaggagtgggggccaaccccccccccaccatgggagCAGAGAGGGGTCAATCAGGAGGTGTATCTCCCTcagctgggggggctgcgggtcgggagtgaggggcaccggcagggctggggggagctggccATGGGACTCATGGGAATCGCTCCCAGACTCCTGTGGGGTGGGTGCCCCACACGTGGATCCCGAGggtcgttccccccccccccgacaaacAGGCCGTGACCCCAATGAACGACGCTGAGACTCTGGGTTTGTTTCTTTCGGGTCTTTTCCAGGTACAAGGAACCGCAAGTGGGTcggaggggggggcggggtcagggaaTAAGTTAATTCGGGGGCGAGGGGGGTTGGCGGGAGGGGGGAGTAATAAATATGGGAAGAAACAGCGAACAGACACAAAAGGCAGAAACTCCCTCGAGGCCACGGGGCTGACCCACGGCGCCCacaggctccagccccacagctcagcctctgagcctggcccccagcccccgggcTGACCCACGGCGCCCacaggctccagccccacagctcagcctccgagcctccagccccacagctcagcCTCCGAGCCTGGCCCACAGCCCCCGGGCTGacccatggcacccacaggctccagccccacagctcagcctctgagcctggcccccagcccccgggcTGACCCACGGCGCCCacaggctccagccccacagctcagcctccgagcctccagccccactgatcagcctctgagcctggcccccagcccccgggcTGACCCACGGTGCCCacaggctccagccccacagctcagcctccgagcctccagccccactgatcagcctctgagcctggcccccagcccccgggcTGACCCACGGCGCCCacaggctccagccccacagctgagCCTCCGAGcctccagccccactgatcagcctccgagcctggcccccagcccccgggcTGACCCACGGCGCCCacaggctccagccccacagctgagCCTCCaagcctccagccccacagctcagcCTCCgagcctggcccccagcccccgggcTGACCCACGGCGCCCacaggctccagccccactgatcagcctccgagcctggcccccagcccctgggctgaCCCACGGCGTCCATGTGAGTGGCAGTGCCTGAGTCGCTCCGGTTCCCAAGCAGAGCCCCGCGGGGCGGGTGCCGGGGGCTCCGTCCCTCCAGCCCCCCGGCCCGGCTACGCCCGCCCGGCGCGGCTCAGCAGGGTGCAGACGCAGGCCGTGTCGATGCGGATCCAGCGCCAGCCCACCAGCTTGTCGGCGTCGGCGGTCAGGGCCCGCACGTACGACTGCTTGGCCTTGCACTCGGAGAGCCAGTGGCGCCGGTCCACGCCCCGGCACCCGCCCGTCGTCCCGCCCGCCGGGTTGCACTTGGTCTCGAAGAAATACTGCTTGAGCGGCCCGGTGAGCGTCTGCACCTCGGACAGCACCGTCACCGCCTTGCCCCGGACGTCCACGGCCGTGCGCTTGTCCGTCACCCACCGGCTGACGCTGTCGCACACGGACATCTCGCCCCGGCGGGCAGCCTCCGCCCCCCCGGCCCGCCGCGCCCGCcgcgtcccgttcgccggccccGCCCGGAcgcccggctcctcctccagcagcagcagcacgggGGGCCCGGCGGGGGCTCGGCTGGCCAGGGCCACGCGGGGGGACGACAGCTCCCAGTCGCCCGGGAGGGGCCGCGTGCCAGGACCGGCGTCCGGGCcggcggggaggggaggcggcgggGGGCGGCGTGGAGGGCGCAAAGGAACGAGGTGACCATAGCCTGGAGCCGAATGAGCATCACCGCGGGGACCTGGGGggagaacggggggggggggggttagagctGGCaggtcctgcccctcccccattaaACCCCCACAGCACTGAGACATGGCCCCGTCcacaggtcgggagtgaggggcaccggcagggctggggggggcagggccgggctggcaggggctgcgggtcgggagtgaggggcaccggcagagctggggggcagggccgggctggcaggggctgcgggtcaggagtgaggggcatcggcaggtctggggggcagggccgggctggcaggggctgcgggtcgggagtgaggggcaccggcagagcggggggggggcagggctgggctggcaggggctgcgagtcaggagtgaggggcactggcagggcagggggggcagggctgggctggcaggggcagcaggtcgggagtgaggggcaccggcagggtggagggagcccagggctgggctggcaggggctgcgggtcgggagtgaggggcaccggcagggctgggctggcaggggctgcaggtcgggagtggggggcaccggcagggctggggggggcccagggctgggctggcaggggctgcgggtcgggagtgaggggcactggccgggcggcggggggcagggctgggctggcaggggctgcaggtcaggagtgaggggcaccggcagggcggggggagcccagggctgggctagcaggggctgcgggtcgggagtgaggggcactggcagggctggggggggcagggccaggctggcaggggctgcgggtcgggagtgaggggcaccctgGGTGTTACCTGCAGTGTCAGCGTCTGGGGGCCAGTTCCCTGCAGATCCAGCCCTGGGCCCGATTCATGACCCTCCTGCAGCCGAGGGTCAGGCCGACGCCCCGTCCTGACCCCCCCGGGCACTGGGCGACTCCTACCAGGCGCAGGGTCCCTTCGGCGcgatcccagcccagacccccctgcccctggggggcTCCATGGCTCCgcaggggggaggctcaggggcAGCGCAGGGCTGGCGCCCCCTCCCTGGGGGGCTCGATGTTCATGCTGCCGGCCTCCGGCTGGGAGAAGGGTGGGAGGTTTGGGTCACagcggctggggaggggggagtcgcTCAAAAGACCTGAGGGGAAAGCGAAATACATCAATTAATGTTaactgggagagaacccaggagtcctggcccccggccctgcctgctccaaccactagacccccctccccccaggcaggCAGGTTTTAGGGGGATTCTAGAACGCGGGGAGCCTAGAACCGCTACCCCCAGCCGTCGGGCCAACGTGCTCTAGAAAAGGTGCCGACACGCTGGCCGGCCTAGAACTCGCCCCAGACACGTTGATTGGGTCTAGAACGTGCCCCTGGTCAGACCCCCGTTCTGCCCCGTGGCAGATCGTGCCCCGCACTGAATGAACCCGCATCGCGGCCCGGGGGGATTGCGAATGGCGCCAGGGTCTGAAGCAGCCAGAACACGAGCCTGGCCACAGGTTCTAGAACCCACGGGATCTAGACCCTCGGTATTTACACGCTGACGCCAGGGTCTGGAACTGGGATCTAGAACGTGGCAACCCCCCACCCTTCCCAACGTGACCCGCTAGAGCCGAGCACTGGCTATTTACGCGCCCCCCCCGGTTCTCGAGCACGGTGCCCCTGGGTTCTAGGtgccgccagctcccagcccgtCCGTCCGTCCCTCCAGTGACAGCTGCAGAATCCGGAACcggcagctggggcggggggcggggatgggATCCAGATGCAGGGACATctggagggggcagccaggggggggGCTAATGCGCTCGCCTTTGAAACCGAAACCTGAAACCCAGCccatcccccacctgccccccccccccacagagagCCTCCCGCATCCCTGCACTGAGCCGCCCGTTCTCATCGCCCTGGGGGGCGgcgggctgggattgaggggtcagagcggggggggctgggagcccggacgcctgggttctctccctggctctgggacgggggtggggctAACAGAGTATAACCAGTTTGTAGAGAGATTAGAGTCTGACCCTGAGGCTATTTGCATAAAGTGTTACCCACAATCCCAGGCGACGTGACCTCCTGTGCAGGAACCAGCCCCCGCCGCTGTGCAGGTATGTGCAGCTCAGCCAGACGTGCGCCaacctgccagggcagggaacagcCAGCGcggcggtgcccctcactcccgacccgcagcccccgctcgcccgggcccgggctccccccaaccctgccggtgcccctcactcctgatccgcagcccccgctcgcccgggcccaggctccccccaaccctgccggtgcccctcactcccgacccgcagcccccgctcgccgggcccgggctccccgcaaccgtgccggtgcccctcactcccgacccgcagccccgccgcccggccctgggctcccaaccctgccggtgcccctcactcccgatccgcagcccccgctcgcccggccctgggctccccccaaccctgccggtgcccctcactc includes:
- the NTF4 gene encoding LOW QUALITY PROTEIN: neurotrophin-4 (The sequence of the model RefSeq protein was modified relative to this genomic sequence to represent the inferred CDS: inserted 1 base in 1 codon), whose protein sequence is MLIRLQAMVTSFLCALHAAPXPPPLPAGPDAGPGTRPLPGDWELSSPRVALASRAPAGPPVLLLLEEEPGVRAGPANGTRRARRAGGAEAARRGEMSVCDSVSRWVTDKRTAVDVRGKAVTVLSEVQTLTGPLKQYFFETKCNPAGGTTGGCRGVDRRHWLSECKAKQSYVRALTADADKLVGWRWIRIDTACVCTLLSRAGRA